In Tenacibaculum pacificus, a single window of DNA contains:
- a CDS encoding 5-formyltetrahydrofolate cyclo-ligase, which translates to MNKTALRNIYKEKRKSLSEKEIHTFEKNIYKQIFDIDFSNIQNIHVFLSIKNQKEIDTYPIIDYLRSLNKTIIISKSNFSDNTLEHSIFDKNTTLEISKYGIPEPINAKKFEVKNIDLVFVPLLISDKQNYRVGYGKGFYDRFLSNCKKDIITIGLNFFEPITEITDSNNYDIPLNNIIFPI; encoded by the coding sequence ATGAATAAAACAGCACTTCGTAACATCTATAAAGAGAAAAGAAAAAGTTTATCAGAAAAAGAAATTCATACTTTTGAAAAAAATATTTATAAGCAAATTTTTGATATCGATTTTTCAAATATTCAGAATATACATGTTTTTTTATCGATTAAAAATCAAAAAGAAATTGACACCTACCCTATTATTGATTATTTGAGAAGCTTAAATAAAACAATAATTATTAGTAAAAGTAATTTTTCTGATAACACTTTAGAGCATTCTATTTTTGATAAAAACACTACTTTAGAAATTAGTAAATACGGAATTCCTGAACCTATAAACGCCAAAAAATTTGAGGTTAAAAATATTGATTTAGTTTTTGTTCCGCTTTTAATTTCTGATAAACAAAATTATCGTGTCGGCTATGGAAAAGGATTTTACGATCGTTTTTTATCAAATTGTAAGAAAGACATAATTACTATTGGGCTTAATTTTTTTGAACCTATTACTGAAATTACAGATTCTAATAATTATGATATTCCACTTAATAATATTATATTTCCTATATAA
- a CDS encoding DUF4230 domain-containing protein: protein MILINAKVHIGFDFKKIKMYTDTKNKALIISEFPQPEVLSVEPNLRFYDIQNGLLNKFSSEDLTKVNKEAKEHILQKIPESNLMQTANKEALEAINLMENLVETIGWELDYSSLKLPEPDKKLLNE from the coding sequence ATTATTTTAATTAATGCCAAAGTTCATATTGGTTTTGATTTCAAGAAAATTAAAATGTATACCGATACAAAAAACAAAGCATTAATTATATCTGAATTTCCACAACCAGAAGTTTTATCCGTAGAACCAAACTTACGCTTTTACGATATTCAAAATGGGTTATTAAATAAATTTAGCTCAGAAGATTTAACAAAGGTAAATAAAGAAGCGAAAGAACATATTCTTCAAAAAATACCCGAAAGTAACTTAATGCAAACTGCCAATAAAGAAGCTTTAGAAGCGATTAATTTAATGGAAAACCTAGTAGAAACTATTGGATGGGAATTAGATTATTCATCTTTAAAATTACCTGAGCCAGATAAAAAATTATTAAACGAATGA